In Pseudosulfitobacter sp. DSM 107133, one genomic interval encodes:
- a CDS encoding zinc-dependent alcohol dehydrogenase family protein, whose protein sequence is MKAVLFEKFQEAPKLVTVADPGPEAHGVVLKVAATGVCRSDWHGWMGHDSDIDLPHVPGHELAGVVEAVGKDVSNWKVGDKVTVPFICGCGSCSECHAGHQQVCLHQEQPGFTHWGSFAEYVGIHQADLNLVALPESMDFATAASLGCRFATSFRAVIDQGKVGAGQWVAVHGCGGVGLSAVMIATAVGANVIGVDLDPAKLALAQKLGAVAVVNGGEADVPAAIREITRGGAHVSLDALGHPVTMTNSILCLRPRGKHIQVGLMLGDHAAPAIPMPRIVGQEIELLGSHGMQAHRYGAMLDMVASGKLDPARLVGNQISLGEAPQALMDMDKFQSVGATVITRF, encoded by the coding sequence ATGAAAGCCGTCCTGTTCGAAAAGTTCCAAGAAGCGCCCAAACTGGTCACGGTGGCGGACCCCGGCCCCGAGGCGCATGGGGTTGTTCTGAAGGTCGCGGCCACAGGCGTTTGTCGCAGCGACTGGCACGGGTGGATGGGGCACGACAGCGATATCGACCTGCCGCATGTGCCGGGGCACGAACTGGCCGGCGTGGTCGAAGCGGTGGGCAAGGATGTGAGCAACTGGAAGGTTGGGGACAAGGTGACCGTTCCGTTCATATGTGGCTGCGGCAGCTGTTCGGAATGCCACGCTGGACATCAGCAGGTGTGCCTGCATCAGGAACAGCCCGGCTTTACCCATTGGGGGTCTTTTGCGGAATATGTCGGCATTCATCAGGCAGATCTGAACCTTGTGGCGCTGCCGGAAAGCATGGATTTCGCCACCGCTGCCAGCCTTGGCTGCCGGTTTGCCACGTCGTTTCGTGCGGTGATAGATCAGGGCAAGGTCGGCGCGGGGCAATGGGTGGCGGTGCATGGCTGCGGCGGTGTGGGGCTGTCGGCGGTGATGATTGCCACGGCTGTCGGGGCCAATGTGATCGGCGTTGATCTTGATCCGGCCAAGCTCGCCCTTGCGCAAAAGCTGGGGGCGGTGGCTGTCGTCAACGGTGGCGAGGCCGATGTTCCGGCGGCGATCAGGGAGATCACTCGGGGGGGTGCCCATGTGTCGCTGGATGCGCTTGGCCATCCGGTAACCATGACCAATTCAATCCTGTGCCTGCGGCCACGGGGGAAACACATTCAGGTTGGGCTGATGCTGGGCGATCATGCGGCGCCGGCCATTCCCATGCCCAGGATCGTGGGGCAGGAAATCGAATTGCTGGGCTCGCACGGGATGCAGGCGCACCGGTATGGCGCGATGCTGGACATGGTTGCCAGCGGCAAGCTGGACCCGGCGCGGTTGGTGGGCAATCAGATCAGTCTGGGCGAGGCGCCGCAGGCGCTGATGGACATGGACAAATTCCAATCTGTCGGCGCCACGGTCATCACGCGGTTCTAG
- a CDS encoding hydantoinase B/oxoprolinase family protein produces MSIDPITLTVIQSGLQQVCDEMDLSFSRAAFSPVIAEANDRSDGIYSAVDGSLIAQGSQGLPVFVGTMQFSTATLIQMIRDGKAAKPKPGDIYIVNDPYLGGTHLMDVRFAMPVYRNGEIFCWLSNTGHWPDTGGAVPGGFSASATSVEQEGLRLPPVRLFKEGEMDAEIYAIICSNIRVSEQRIGDVKAQAAALYVGQSRLVRLLDRYGDDTVRAAIAELRTRAAQQMRANIAAIPPGVYRSTAYVDSDGVVDEPLEIRLAITADGDGLSFDFTGSSAPCAGPMNSVLATTHSSVYLAMRHIFPDVPISAGAFEPLEIVRPVDTFLDAQYPRPVSGCAAEVSQRIAEAVFAALVVPLPDLVTAAPAGSSGNFALGGDIPEEGRSYVMYQISGGGYGGYAGGDGISNGCSTIGISKSPPVEIMEQQFPILYHRYALHDGSGGAGAQRGGFGLDYEVEILRGTARASFVMDHGRFGPQGVLGGEDGGKNRVVVTQSGKEFVPEHLSKAQDIALKAGDRVRVRTPGGGGYGPAKDRDPALVAEDVRLGRYTSEEAARLFGT; encoded by the coding sequence ATGAGCATTGATCCGATTACACTGACAGTGATCCAGTCGGGCCTGCAACAGGTCTGTGACGAAATGGACCTGTCGTTTTCCCGCGCCGCATTCTCGCCGGTGATTGCCGAGGCCAACGACCGATCGGACGGGATATATTCTGCCGTTGACGGCAGCCTGATTGCGCAGGGGTCACAAGGGTTGCCGGTGTTTGTCGGGACCATGCAGTTTTCGACGGCGACCCTGATCCAGATGATCCGCGACGGCAAAGCGGCCAAGCCCAAGCCGGGCGACATTTACATCGTGAACGATCCCTATCTGGGCGGCACGCATTTGATGGATGTGCGCTTTGCCATGCCCGTCTACCGGAACGGCGAGATTTTCTGCTGGCTGTCCAACACCGGCCACTGGCCCGATACAGGTGGCGCGGTGCCGGGGGGCTTTTCGGCCTCGGCCACCTCGGTTGAACAGGAAGGGCTGCGGCTGCCGCCTGTGCGCCTGTTCAAAGAGGGCGAGATGGACGCCGAGATTTACGCCATCATCTGTTCCAACATTCGCGTGTCGGAACAGCGGATCGGCGATGTGAAGGCGCAGGCGGCGGCATTGTATGTGGGGCAGTCGCGTCTGGTGCGGTTGCTGGACCGCTATGGCGACGACACGGTGCGCGCAGCCATTGCCGAGCTGCGCACCCGCGCGGCCCAGCAGATGCGCGCGAACATCGCGGCGATCCCGCCCGGTGTGTACCGGTCGACCGCCTATGTGGACAGCGACGGGGTGGTGGATGAGCCGCTGGAAATCAGGCTGGCGATCACGGCGGATGGCGACGGGTTGAGCTTTGACTTCACCGGCTCGTCCGCGCCCTGTGCGGGGCCGATGAACTCGGTTCTGGCGACAACGCATTCCTCGGTCTATCTGGCGATGCGCCATATTTTCCCCGACGTGCCGATCAGCGCGGGCGCGTTCGAGCCGTTGGAGATTGTGCGCCCTGTCGACACCTTCCTTGATGCGCAATACCCGCGCCCCGTGTCGGGCTGTGCCGCCGAGGTCAGCCAGCGGATTGCCGAGGCGGTTTTTGCCGCGTTGGTGGTGCCCTTGCCGGATCTCGTGACAGCCGCGCCCGCCGGATCCTCGGGCAACTTTGCGCTGGGGGGTGACATCCCTGAAGAGGGGCGCAGCTATGTGATGTACCAGATTTCGGGCGGCGGTTACGGCGGCTATGCGGGGGGTGACGGCATTTCGAACGGCTGTTCAACCATCGGCATTTCCAAATCCCCACCGGTCGAGATCATGGAGCAGCAGTTTCCGATCCTGTACCACCGCTATGCCCTGCACGACGGGTCGGGCGGCGCGGGGGCGCAGCGCGGCGGTTTCGGGCTGGATTACGAGGTGGAAATCCTGCGCGGCACGGCGCGGGCCAGTTTCGTGATGGATCACGGGCGTTTCGGCCCTCAGGGTGTTCTGGGCGGCGAGGATGGCGGCAAGAACCGCGTTGTGGTCACGCAATCGGGCAAGGAATTTGTGCCTGAACATCTGTCCAAGGCGCAGGACATCGCGCTGAAAGCCGGAGACCGGGTGCGGGTGCGCACGCCCGGCGGCGGGGGCTATGGGCCTGCGAAAGACCGTGATCCGGCACTGGTCGCCGAAGATGTGCGGCTGGGGCGCTATACCAGCGAAGAGGCGGCGCGGCTGTTCGGGACGTGA